A genomic segment from Carassius auratus strain Wakin chromosome 25, ASM336829v1, whole genome shotgun sequence encodes:
- the LOC113042854 gene encoding monocyte chemotactic protein 1B-like yields the protein MRSLMCLLFLVICSVQVTSNAPSAIDAQTNCCLEFSNVTIPVKRVVSFYWTSSSCPRRAIVFKTKAEKDFCVNPETSWVSSHVDIVDKRNNCYTAINNRGSLHVVQKLRASGDQKNCFYIVFDHHNKTYQT from the exons ATGAGAAGCCTGATGTGTTTGCTGTTCCTGGTGATCTGCTCTGTGCAGGTGACTTCAAACG CTCCCTCTGCAATTGATGCCCAAACTAATTGCTGTTTAGAGTTCAGTAATGTGACGATTCCTGTGAAACGAGTGGTGTCTTTCTATTGGACCAGCAGCAGCTGTCCCAGACGTGCTATTGT atttaagaCAAAAGCAGAGAAAGATTTCTGTGTAAATCCAGAGACTTCCTGGGTGAGCAGCCATGTTGATATAGTGGACAAAAGAAACAACTGCTACACGGCCATAAATAATcgtg GGTCTCTGCATGTCGTGCAGAAGCTCAGAGCTTCTGGTGATCAGAAGAACTGCTTCTACATTGTTTTTGATCACCACAACAAAACATATCAGACATGA